The proteins below are encoded in one region of Bosea sp. BIWAKO-01:
- a CDS encoding ubiquinol-cytochrome C chaperone family protein — protein MIFGLFGKRAKRLAPVEALLARVADASRQPGLYIGGGIPDTFEGRFESLTLHAFLILRRLRELPAPASDLAQDFVDACFAYLELGFRQGGISDIAVPKRMKKIGQSFYGRIKAYESALGAPEPGALAEALRRNVSPGEGASALADYVGQAQKRLAQLDLDAILGQETLFPAFPVHESTPSV, from the coding sequence GTGATCTTCGGCTTGTTCGGAAAACGCGCAAAAAGGCTTGCGCCGGTCGAGGCGTTGCTGGCCCGCGTGGCTGACGCGTCGCGCCAGCCCGGCCTCTATATCGGCGGCGGCATCCCCGACACATTCGAAGGGCGCTTCGAATCGCTGACGCTGCATGCCTTCCTGATTCTGCGGCGCCTGCGCGAACTTCCGGCGCCGGCCAGCGATCTGGCGCAGGATTTTGTCGATGCCTGCTTCGCCTATCTCGAGCTCGGCTTCCGCCAGGGTGGGATCAGCGATATCGCCGTGCCCAAGCGCATGAAGAAGATCGGGCAGAGCTTCTACGGCCGCATCAAGGCCTATGAGAGCGCGCTTGGCGCGCCTGAGCCGGGCGCGCTGGCCGAGGCCCTGCGCCGCAATGTCAGCCCGGGCGAAGGGGCGTCAGCCCTCGCCGACTATGTCGGCCAGGCGCAGAAGCGTCTGGCGCAGCTCGATCTTGACGCAATTTTGGGGCAGGAGACTCTCTTTCCTGCGTTCCCGGTTCACGAAAGTACCCCCAGTGTCTGA
- the thiL gene encoding thiamine-phosphate kinase, whose product MAGAPQRPGEFELIARYFAPIAGAGGLGLRDDAGLLRPARGFELVVTTDALVAGVHFLPDDPPASIARKALAVNLSDLAAKGASPSGFVLSLALPKGWTEPWLAGFAQGLGEIAGESACPLVGGDTVSTPGPLTLSITAFGSVPAGRMVLRSGARPGDLVLVSGTIGDGALGLKVHAPGKPDWVAGLSEADRAWLADRYLHPRPRLALAEALQAHASAAMDVSDGLVGDLAKLVAASGIGAEIDLDAVPLSVAARAAIMADPALTELAWTGGDDYEILCTASEREFPAMAAAAEAAGVGLACIGRVTSELGVMRFLERGRARSFAQGSFAHF is encoded by the coding sequence ATGGCCGGCGCTCCCCAACGACCCGGCGAGTTCGAGCTGATCGCGCGCTATTTCGCGCCGATCGCCGGTGCGGGCGGCCTTGGCCTGCGCGACGATGCCGGGCTGCTGCGCCCGGCGCGTGGCTTCGAGCTTGTGGTCACGACGGACGCGCTGGTCGCAGGCGTGCATTTCCTGCCCGACGATCCACCGGCCTCGATCGCCCGCAAGGCGCTCGCGGTCAACCTGTCGGACCTGGCGGCCAAGGGGGCGTCTCCCTCCGGTTTCGTGCTCTCGCTGGCCCTGCCCAAGGGCTGGACCGAGCCCTGGCTCGCGGGCTTTGCCCAGGGGCTGGGGGAGATCGCCGGCGAGAGCGCCTGTCCGCTCGTCGGCGGCGATACCGTCTCGACGCCAGGGCCTCTCACACTCTCGATCACCGCCTTCGGCAGCGTTCCGGCCGGGCGCATGGTGCTGCGCTCGGGCGCCAGGCCAGGCGATCTCGTCCTCGTCTCCGGCACGATCGGCGACGGTGCCCTCGGCCTCAAGGTCCATGCGCCCGGCAAGCCGGACTGGGTCGCCGGCCTCTCGGAAGCCGATCGCGCCTGGCTCGCCGACCGCTACCTGCATCCGCGTCCGCGCCTCGCGCTGGCAGAGGCCCTGCAAGCCCATGCCTCGGCCGCCATGGATGTCTCGGACGGGCTCGTCGGCGATCTCGCCAAGCTGGTCGCGGCGTCGGGAATCGGTGCCGAGATCGACCTCGATGCCGTTCCGCTCTCAGTCGCGGCCCGCGCCGCGATCATGGCTGACCCCGCTCTGACGGAACTGGCCTGGACCGGCGGAGACGACTACGAAATTCTCTGCACGGCCTCAGAAAGGGAATTTCCTGCTATGGCTGCTGCGGCCGAGGCGGCGGGTGTTGGACTCGCCTGCATCGGCCGGGTCACGTCCGAGTTGGGTGTGATGCGTTTTCTTGAACGGGGCAGGGCGCGCAGCTTCGCGCAAGGCTCCTTCGCCCATTTCTGA
- a CDS encoding sodium-translocating pyrophosphatase — MSALLIIIVLSALSIAYGIWAYGDVMKRDAGNQRMQEISGAVAEGAQAYLKRQYATISVVGAALFVVLTYLLGQWVGIGFLIGAILSGAAGFIGMNVSVRANVRTAQAAMKSLGDGLDVAFKAGAVTGMLVAGLALLGVAVYYGVLTSFLGFSPSSRTVIDSLVALGFGASLISIFARLGGGIFTKGADVGADLVGKVEAGIPEDDPRNPATIADNVGDNVGDCAGMAADLFETYAVTLVATMVLSAIFFAGQPVLGTMMLYPMAIGAACIVTSILGTFFVKLGANQSIMGALYKGFIAAGVLSVGAIAAVNWLMFGGFSASFTTGQGVSFTSANLFGCALVGLAVTLFIVVITEYYTGTGKRPVVSIAQASVTGHGTNVIQGLAVSLESTAMPTIVIIAGIIVSYTLAGLFGIAIATTAMLALAGVVVALDAFGPVTDNAGGIAEMAGLPKEVRHSTDALDAVGNTTKAVTKGYAIGSAGLGALVLFAAYTSDLNFFIAEANKAGSTSFQYFKGVTVDFTLSNPFVVVGLLLGGLIPFLFGGMGMTAVGRAAGSVVEEVRRQFKEKPGIMLGTDRPDYGRAVDMLTKAAIKEMIVPSLLPVLAPIVTFFAINAIAGRNQAFAAVGAMLMGVIVTGIFVAISMTSGGGAWDNAKKSFEDGFVDKDGVRHMKGSEAHKASVTGDTVGDPYKDTAGPAVNPAIKITNIIALLLLAILAHS; from the coding sequence ATGTCAGCCTTGCTCATCATCATAGTATTGAGTGCGCTATCGATAGCCTACGGCATCTGGGCCTATGGCGATGTCATGAAACGCGACGCCGGCAACCAGCGCATGCAGGAAATCTCCGGCGCGGTTGCCGAGGGCGCGCAGGCCTATCTGAAGCGTCAATACGCGACGATTTCCGTGGTCGGCGCGGCGCTCTTCGTGGTCCTCACCTACCTGCTCGGCCAATGGGTCGGCATCGGCTTCCTGATTGGCGCCATCCTCTCCGGCGCGGCCGGCTTCATCGGCATGAACGTCTCGGTTCGTGCGAATGTCCGCACTGCGCAGGCGGCTATGAAGTCGCTTGGTGACGGGCTCGATGTCGCCTTCAAGGCGGGCGCGGTCACCGGCATGCTGGTCGCCGGCCTCGCGCTGCTCGGCGTCGCCGTCTATTACGGCGTCCTGACCTCGTTCCTCGGCTTCTCCCCGTCAAGCCGCACCGTCATCGACTCGCTCGTGGCGCTGGGCTTCGGCGCCTCGCTGATCTCGATCTTTGCCCGTCTCGGCGGCGGCATCTTCACCAAGGGCGCCGATGTCGGCGCCGATCTCGTCGGCAAGGTCGAAGCCGGCATTCCCGAGGATGATCCGCGCAACCCCGCGACCATCGCCGACAATGTCGGTGACAATGTCGGCGACTGCGCCGGCATGGCCGCCGACCTGTTCGAGACCTATGCCGTGACGCTGGTCGCCACCATGGTGCTCTCGGCGATCTTCTTCGCCGGCCAGCCGGTGCTCGGCACGATGATGCTCTACCCGATGGCGATCGGTGCGGCCTGCATCGTGACGTCGATCCTCGGCACCTTCTTCGTCAAGCTCGGCGCCAACCAGTCGATCATGGGCGCGCTCTACAAGGGCTTCATTGCCGCCGGCGTGCTGTCGGTCGGTGCTATCGCAGCGGTCAACTGGCTGATGTTCGGCGGTTTCTCCGCCTCGTTCACGACGGGGCAGGGCGTCAGCTTCACCTCCGCCAACCTGTTCGGCTGCGCGCTGGTCGGCCTCGCCGTGACGCTCTTCATCGTCGTCATCACCGAATACTACACCGGCACCGGCAAGCGCCCGGTGGTCTCGATCGCCCAGGCTTCGGTCACCGGCCACGGCACCAACGTCATCCAGGGCCTCGCGGTCTCGCTGGAATCGACGGCGATGCCGACCATCGTGATCATCGCCGGCATCATCGTCTCCTACACGCTGGCCGGCCTGTTCGGCATCGCCATCGCCACCACCGCCATGCTGGCGCTGGCCGGCGTCGTCGTCGCGCTCGATGCCTTCGGCCCGGTCACCGACAATGCCGGCGGCATCGCCGAGATGGCGGGCCTGCCCAAGGAGGTGCGCCACTCCACCGATGCGCTCGATGCGGTCGGCAACACCACCAAGGCCGTCACCAAGGGCTATGCGATCGGCTCCGCCGGCCTCGGTGCCCTGGTGCTCTTCGCGGCCTATACCTCGGACCTGAACTTCTTCATTGCCGAGGCCAACAAGGCAGGCTCGACCAGCTTCCAGTACTTCAAGGGCGTCACGGTCGACTTCACCCTGTCCAACCCCTTCGTCGTCGTCGGCCTGCTGCTCGGCGGTCTCATCCCGTTCCTCTTCGGCGGCATGGGCATGACCGCGGTCGGCCGCGCCGCCGGCTCGGTCGTCGAGGAGGTGCGTCGCCAGTTCAAGGAAAAGCCCGGCATCATGCTGGGTACGGATCGGCCTGATTACGGCCGCGCCGTCGACATGCTGACCAAGGCCGCGATCAAGGAGATGATCGTGCCCTCGCTGCTGCCGGTCCTGGCGCCGATCGTGACCTTCTTCGCCATCAACGCCATTGCCGGCCGCAACCAGGCTTTCGCCGCGGTCGGTGCCATGCTGATGGGCGTCATCGTCACCGGCATCTTCGTCGCCATCTCGATGACCTCGGGCGGCGGTGCCTGGGACAACGCCAAGAAGAGCTTCGAGGACGGCTTCGTCGACAAGGACGGCGTGCGCCACATGAAGGGCTCCGAGGCGCACAAGGCCTCGGTAACCGGCGACACCGTCGGCGACCCCTACAAGGACACCGCCGGCCCGGCGGTGAACCCCGCGATCAAGATCACCAACATCATCGCGCTGCTGCTGCTGGCGATCCTGGCCCATTCCTGA
- a CDS encoding beta-ketoacyl-ACP synthase III codes for MSILRSVVCGCGSYLPGRIVTNAELAERVDTTDEWIVQRTGIRQRHIAADDEPTSVVGLKAAQAALADAGMDASEIDLIIVATATPDHTFPATATQIQAALGITEGAAFDLQAVCSGFVFGLATADNFIKAGSARAALVIGAETFSRILDWEDRTTCVLFGDGAGAVVLKAEQGEGTLADRGVLTTHIRSDGRYKNKLYVDGGAGSTKTVGFLRMEGKEVFRHAVQNLADTVRHTFAATGLSGNDIDWFVPHQANRRIIDATADKLGIAHDRVVVTVDRHGNTSAASIPLALAEAHHDGRIQPGQLVLIEAMGGGFTWGSALIRW; via the coding sequence TTGTCCATTCTGCGATCTGTGGTTTGCGGATGCGGCTCCTATCTGCCGGGGCGCATCGTCACCAATGCCGAGCTTGCCGAGCGCGTCGACACGACCGACGAGTGGATCGTCCAGCGCACCGGTATCCGCCAGCGCCATATTGCGGCCGATGACGAGCCGACCTCGGTCGTCGGCCTCAAGGCAGCGCAGGCGGCCCTGGCCGATGCCGGCATGGATGCCTCCGAGATCGACCTGATCATCGTCGCGACCGCGACGCCGGACCATACCTTTCCGGCGACCGCGACCCAGATCCAGGCCGCGCTGGGCATCACCGAAGGCGCGGCCTTCGACCTGCAGGCGGTCTGCTCCGGCTTCGTCTTCGGCCTCGCGACCGCGGATAATTTCATCAAGGCGGGCAGCGCCCGCGCCGCGCTCGTGATCGGCGCCGAAACCTTCTCCCGGATTCTCGACTGGGAAGACCGCACCACCTGCGTCCTGTTCGGCGATGGCGCCGGGGCCGTCGTGCTCAAGGCGGAGCAGGGGGAGGGCACGCTGGCCGACCGGGGTGTCCTGACAACGCATATCCGCTCCGACGGGCGCTACAAGAACAAGCTCTATGTCGATGGCGGCGCAGGCTCGACCAAGACGGTCGGTTTCCTGCGCATGGAGGGCAAGGAGGTCTTCCGCCATGCGGTGCAGAACCTCGCCGATACCGTCCGCCACACCTTCGCCGCGACCGGGCTCAGCGGCAACGACATCGACTGGTTCGTGCCGCACCAGGCCAACCGGCGCATCATCGATGCCACCGCCGACAAGCTCGGCATCGCCCATGACCGCGTCGTGGTGACCGTCGACAGGCACGGCAACACCTCGGCCGCCTCGATTCCGCTGGCTCTGGCGGAGGCCCATCACGATGGGCGAATCCAGCCCGGCCAGCTCGTCCTGATCGAGGCGATGGGCGGCGGCTTCACCTGGGGGTCGGCCTTGATCCGCTGGTGA
- the nusB gene encoding transcription antitermination factor NusB yields MSRAELRRGARLSVVQALYEMEIGGRGVIEAMAEFEAFWIGKEVEDIELPKAEIAFFRDLLGGVVREQRLIDRSVDDVLAAGWPLKRVEAVVRAILRGGAYELAFRKDVPARAVISEYVAVARAFYEGEEIGMINAVLDKLARDFRADEFDTPAA; encoded by the coding sequence ATGAGCCGCGCGGAACTGCGTCGCGGTGCACGGCTCTCCGTCGTGCAGGCGCTCTATGAGATGGAGATCGGCGGGCGCGGCGTCATCGAGGCGATGGCCGAGTTCGAGGCGTTCTGGATCGGCAAGGAGGTCGAGGATATCGAGCTTCCCAAGGCCGAGATCGCCTTCTTCCGGGATCTGCTCGGCGGCGTCGTCCGCGAACAGCGCCTGATCGACCGCTCGGTCGACGATGTTCTCGCCGCGGGCTGGCCGCTCAAGCGCGTCGAGGCCGTGGTGCGCGCCATCCTGCGCGGCGGCGCCTATGAACTGGCCTTCCGCAAGGATGTGCCGGCGCGCGCCGTGATCTCGGAATATGTCGCGGTCGCCCGTGCCTTCTACGAAGGCGAAGAGATCGGCATGATCAACGCCGTGCTCGACAAGCTGGCCCGCGACTTCCGCGCCGACGAATTCGACACGCCGGCCGCCTGA
- a CDS encoding integration host factor subunit alpha gives MAGQTVTRADLCEAVYQKIGLSRTESSKLVEAVLDEICDAVARGENVKLSSFGSFVVRDKGERIGRNPKTGVEVPIEPRRVMVFKPSNVMKARINGQAGEGDEE, from the coding sequence ATGGCGGGGCAAACGGTCACTCGCGCCGATTTGTGCGAGGCTGTGTATCAGAAGATCGGTCTGTCGCGGACAGAATCGTCGAAACTTGTCGAAGCGGTGCTCGACGAGATTTGCGATGCCGTCGCGCGCGGCGAGAATGTGAAATTATCGTCCTTTGGCTCGTTCGTCGTGCGAGACAAAGGCGAGCGAATCGGGCGTAATCCGAAAACGGGCGTTGAGGTCCCCATCGAGCCGCGTCGCGTGATGGTGTTCAAGCCTTCGAATGTGATGAAGGCGCGCATCAACGGGCAAGCGGGCGAGGGCGACGAGGAGTGA
- the allE gene encoding (S)-ureidoglycine aminohydrolase, giving the protein MRPHQLPVTTGRFPPGAIGHNRGVVRPNYAFMPPEGVLISRLPHFSGTIVRILAAPVLGAQFAQYLLEIAPGGGTPEAFREEGIQHFYYVLSGQGQFAMADAPVRALRPGSFAYVPPGTAFTLSNTGSEPLRVLGLRKRFEAIGLPAPEPILSHRDEIPVTNHTGAEGRGFQFLLPWGDMRFDFEMNLMWFKPGAHFPDVETHVMEHGLYMLEGQGLYFLGTEWHEIWAGDFIWMGGYCPQQFYPTGFADAAYLLYKNVNRDVAL; this is encoded by the coding sequence ATGCGCCCGCACCAGTTGCCCGTCACGACAGGCCGGTTTCCGCCCGGCGCCATCGGCCATAACCGCGGTGTGGTGCGGCCCAACTATGCGTTCATGCCGCCGGAAGGCGTGCTAATCAGCCGGCTGCCGCATTTCAGCGGGACGATCGTGCGGATTCTGGCAGCGCCCGTCCTGGGTGCACAATTCGCGCAGTACCTGCTCGAGATCGCGCCCGGCGGCGGCACGCCCGAGGCCTTCCGGGAAGAAGGCATCCAGCATTTCTACTATGTGCTCTCGGGGCAGGGTCAGTTCGCCATGGCGGATGCGCCAGTTCGCGCCCTGCGTCCGGGCAGCTTCGCCTATGTGCCGCCCGGAACCGCCTTCACGCTGAGCAATACCGGTTCGGAGCCCTTGCGCGTGCTCGGGCTGCGCAAGCGCTTCGAGGCGATCGGCCTGCCGGCGCCCGAGCCGATCCTGTCGCATCGCGACGAGATCCCGGTCACCAACCATACCGGGGCGGAAGGGCGCGGCTTCCAGTTCCTGCTGCCCTGGGGCGATATGCGCTTCGATTTCGAGATGAACCTGATGTGGTTCAAGCCCGGCGCGCATTTTCCCGATGTCGAGACCCATGTCATGGAGCATGGTCTCTACATGCTGGAAGGGCAGGGGCTCTATTTCCTCGGCACCGAATGGCACGAGATCTGGGCCGGCGATTTCATCTGGATGGGCGGTTACTGCCCGCAGCAATTCTACCCCACCGGCTTTGCCGACGCTGCTTATCTGCTCTACAAGAACGTCAACCGGGACGTGGCGCTCTGA
- a CDS encoding outer membrane protein assembly factor BamE, protein MIDMTRRAALFGLLATSSLALAGCGADRGGFVLPTSAGLNEQYTRGFVMDERLVSQVKTGMDVQQVLTILGTPSTTSTVGNRTFYYISQTVRRRFQFQEPSVIDQKVLVIYFNKSFKVERIAQYGLQDGVIFDFISRTTVTGGEEQSFLRNLFRGVTKFSPLGGLGGASN, encoded by the coding sequence ATGATCGACATGACCCGCCGCGCGGCCCTCTTCGGCCTTCTCGCGACCTCGTCACTCGCTCTAGCCGGATGCGGAGCCGATCGGGGCGGCTTCGTCCTGCCGACATCGGCGGGGCTGAACGAACAATACACCCGCGGCTTCGTCATGGACGAGCGCCTGGTCTCGCAGGTGAAGACCGGCATGGACGTGCAGCAGGTGCTGACCATATTGGGCACGCCCTCGACGACCTCGACCGTCGGGAACCGGACCTTCTACTATATCAGCCAGACGGTGCGCCGCCGCTTCCAGTTCCAGGAGCCCAGCGTCATCGACCAGAAGGTGCTGGTGATCTATTTCAACAAGTCCTTCAAGGTCGAGCGCATCGCCCAGTACGGCCTCCAGGACGGCGTGATCTTCGACTTCATCAGCCGCACCACCGTCACCGGCGGCGAGGAGCAGAGCTTCCTGCGCAACCTCTTCCGCGGCGTCACCAAGTTCTCGCCGCTCGGCGGCCTGGGCGGCGCCAGCAACTGA
- a CDS encoding DUF177 domain-containing protein, producing the protein MSDSARALPLSQPVRVETIKPRGTHIVVRPEGSALAGLARALDLPSIEALEARYELARNGERVKLEGEIAAQLHQTCIITLEAFPVSLKLPVKLDFAPEAEVLAAARREEEDEKKGEIDIEVMLNEEDPPEPIIDGMIDLGAITLEFLALGLDPYPRKPGVSFEAQVDDPALASPFAALAKLKRGE; encoded by the coding sequence GTGTCTGATTCCGCTCGTGCCTTGCCGCTGAGCCAGCCCGTCCGCGTCGAGACGATCAAGCCGCGTGGCACCCATATCGTGGTCAGGCCCGAGGGCTCTGCGCTCGCCGGGCTCGCCCGTGCGCTCGACCTGCCTTCGATCGAAGCGCTCGAGGCGCGCTATGAACTCGCCCGCAATGGCGAGCGCGTGAAGCTGGAGGGCGAGATCGCGGCGCAGCTGCATCAGACCTGCATCATCACGCTCGAGGCCTTCCCGGTCAGCCTCAAGCTGCCCGTGAAACTCGATTTCGCGCCGGAGGCCGAGGTGCTCGCCGCCGCCCGCCGCGAGGAGGAGGACGAGAAGAAGGGCGAGATCGACATCGAGGTCATGCTCAACGAGGAGGACCCGCCGGAGCCGATTATCGACGGCATGATCGACCTTGGCGCGATCACCCTCGAGTTCCTGGCGCTCGGGCTCGATCCCTATCCGCGCAAGCCCGGGGTGAGTTTCGAAGCGCAGGTCGACGACCCGGCGCTTGCATCGCCATTCGCGGCCCTGGCCAAACTGAAGCGCGGCGAATGA
- the plsX gene encoding phosphate acyltransferase PlsX, with product MKRPVTIALDAMGGDHGPAVVVPGAALTLERRPDARFVIFGDQAQVLPLLEAHPKLKAVTTFHHTEVSVKMDDKPSQALRYGRYKSSMWRAIDATKTGEADVTVSAGNTGALMAMSKFCLKSMPQVDRPAIAALWPTVRGESVVLDVGATIGADARHLVDLAVMGAAMARVVFDLDRPTVGLLNVGVEEIKGVEAVKEAGRILREGNLPHLDYRGFVEGDDLGKGTVDVVVTEGFTGNIALKTAEGTARQIGEYLRAAMSRSLMAKIGYLFARGAFAALKDKMDPRKVNGGVFLGLEGIVIKSHGGTDAIGFASATELAYEMARDDLMAKLREMVAASVQPETAPQAAAVE from the coding sequence ATGAAACGACCAGTTACAATCGCGCTCGATGCGATGGGCGGGGACCATGGCCCTGCCGTCGTCGTGCCCGGCGCGGCGCTGACCCTCGAGCGGCGGCCCGACGCGCGCTTCGTCATCTTCGGCGATCAGGCCCAGGTCCTGCCGCTTCTGGAGGCCCATCCGAAGCTCAAGGCGGTGACGACCTTCCACCACACGGAAGTGTCGGTGAAGATGGACGACAAGCCGAGCCAGGCCCTGCGCTATGGCCGCTACAAGTCCTCGATGTGGCGGGCCATCGACGCGACCAAGACCGGAGAGGCCGATGTCACGGTCTCGGCCGGCAATACCGGCGCGCTGATGGCGATGTCGAAATTCTGCCTGAAGTCGATGCCGCAGGTCGACCGCCCGGCGATCGCGGCGCTCTGGCCGACGGTGCGCGGCGAGAGCGTGGTGCTCGATGTCGGCGCGACGATCGGCGCCGATGCGCGCCATCTCGTCGACCTCGCGGTCATGGGCGCGGCCATGGCCCGCGTCGTCTTCGATCTCGACCGGCCGACCGTCGGCCTGCTCAATGTCGGCGTCGAGGAGATCAAGGGCGTCGAGGCCGTCAAGGAGGCCGGGCGCATCCTGCGCGAGGGCAACCTGCCGCATCTCGACTATCGCGGCTTCGTCGAGGGCGATGATCTCGGCAAGGGCACGGTCGACGTCGTGGTGACCGAGGGCTTCACCGGCAACATCGCCCTGAAGACGGCCGAGGGCACCGCCCGGCAGATCGGCGAGTATCTGCGCGCCGCGATGAGCCGGTCGCTGATGGCCAAGATCGGCTATCTCTTCGCACGTGGCGCATTTGCCGCGTTGAAGGACAAGATGGATCCGCGCAAGGTCAATGGCGGCGTCTTCCTCGGGCTCGAAGGCATCGTCATCAAGAGCCATGGCGGCACGGACGCGATCGGTTTCGCTAGCGCGACCGAACTGGCTTATGAGATGGCGCGCGATGACCTGATGGCCAAGCTGCGCGAGATGGTGGCTGCCTCGGTGCAGCCGGAGACGGCGCCTCAGGCCGCTGCCGTCGAATAG
- a CDS encoding DMT family transporter: MTTQAAAAPAEVRSGEVKSGHAVELALLLLLATLWGGSYTFIKIGVETIPPLTLIAGRTLIAGMILVAVIAWRGLRLPRDLDSWRKFLFQACLNSAVPFTLIAWAERSVDAGLAAILNATTPVFVFLITLALTRSREVDLRKAFGVAAGLAGITLVVGMQALGGFGSELTAQLAIVLATVCYACAALFGRNFTGFDPLIPAAGSLICGAALLTPVALVVDRPWTLSPSQDSLFALLALAAVSTALAFAIYFRLIRTLGPVGTTAVSYLRVPVGVAIGIVFLGERLSPTAWAGLTLVIAGVIAMTLPERKQARPA, encoded by the coding sequence ATGACGACCCAAGCCGCTGCTGCACCCGCCGAGGTCAGGTCCGGGGAGGTCAAGTCCGGGCACGCCGTCGAGCTTGCCCTGCTGCTCCTGCTCGCCACCCTCTGGGGCGGCTCCTACACCTTCATCAAGATCGGCGTGGAGACGATTCCGCCGCTGACCCTGATTGCCGGGCGCACCCTGATCGCGGGCATGATCCTGGTGGCCGTCATCGCCTGGCGCGGTCTGAGGCTGCCGCGCGACCTCGACAGCTGGCGGAAGTTCCTGTTCCAGGCCTGCCTGAACAGCGCCGTTCCCTTCACCCTGATCGCCTGGGCCGAGCGCAGCGTCGATGCCGGCCTTGCCGCGATCCTGAATGCGACGACCCCGGTCTTCGTCTTCCTGATCACGCTGGCGCTGACGCGGAGCCGCGAGGTCGACCTGCGCAAGGCCTTCGGCGTCGCGGCCGGGCTCGCCGGCATCACCCTGGTGGTCGGCATGCAGGCTCTCGGTGGGTTCGGCAGCGAGCTCACCGCGCAGCTCGCCATCGTGCTTGCCACGGTCTGCTATGCCTGCGCCGCCCTGTTCGGCCGCAACTTCACCGGCTTCGATCCGCTCATCCCCGCGGCCGGTTCGCTGATCTGCGGTGCTGCGCTGCTCACGCCGGTCGCGTTGGTCGTCGACCGGCCCTGGACGCTGAGCCCCTCGCAGGATTCGCTCTTCGCGCTGCTGGCGCTGGCGGCGGTCTCGACCGCGCTCGCCTTCGCCATCTATTTCCGGTTGATCCGCACGCTTGGTCCCGTCGGCACAACGGCGGTGTCCTATCTGCGCGTGCCGGTCGGCGTCGCCATCGGCATCGTCTTCCTCGGCGAACGCCTGAGCCCGACGGCTTGGGCGGGGCTCACCCTGGTCATCGCTGGCGTGATCGCGATGACGCTGCCTGAGCGCAAGCAAGCCCGGCCCGCCTAG
- a CDS encoding MFS transporter, which translates to MNQHVSVAEGDALAKRNALVLACAQAFGGANPAIVVSLGGIVGSQLVTDKTFATVPVSLMQLGIACGVIPAAMLMRRLGRRNGYLIGALIGVIASSIAAAGTGSRIFWLFCLGTFMCGLYGAFVQSYRFAAADTASESFKPRAISWVMIGGLAAGVIGPQSVYWTRDLTPAAPFAASFMAQGLLALLAIGVVMMLRAPPVAAVRSSGGRPLSQIMRQPKFIASVTAALVSYGLMSFVMTAAPLAMVGCGHSIGDAALGIQWHVLAMFGPSFFTGRLIARFGKEKVTAAGLLLLACAAVVGLNGLSVAHFWIALVLLGIGWNFGFIGATALVTDCYRPEERVKVQAANDFLVFGSVAIASFSAGGLLNTGGWESVNWLVFPPVAVALVLVAWQATQKRAQLA; encoded by the coding sequence ATGAACCAGCATGTTTCCGTGGCCGAGGGCGATGCCCTGGCGAAACGCAATGCCCTCGTCCTCGCCTGCGCCCAGGCGTTTGGCGGCGCAAACCCGGCGATCGTGGTCTCGCTCGGCGGCATCGTCGGCTCGCAGCTCGTCACCGACAAGACCTTCGCCACCGTGCCGGTCAGCCTGATGCAGCTCGGCATCGCCTGCGGCGTCATCCCCGCCGCGATGCTGATGCGCCGGCTCGGCCGCCGCAACGGCTATCTCATCGGGGCCCTGATCGGCGTCATCGCCTCCAGCATCGCGGCTGCCGGTACGGGGAGCCGGATCTTCTGGCTGTTCTGCCTTGGCACCTTCATGTGCGGCCTCTACGGCGCCTTCGTGCAGAGCTATCGCTTTGCGGCGGCCGACACCGCGAGCGAGAGCTTCAAGCCGCGCGCCATCTCCTGGGTCATGATCGGCGGGCTCGCGGCGGGCGTCATCGGCCCGCAATCGGTCTACTGGACCCGCGATCTGACGCCAGCCGCGCCCTTCGCCGCCAGCTTCATGGCACAGGGGCTGCTGGCGCTGCTGGCCATCGGCGTCGTCATGATGCTGCGCGCCCCGCCGGTCGCGGCCGTGCGTTCGAGCGGCGGCCGGCCGCTTTCGCAGATCATGCGCCAGCCCAAATTCATCGCCTCGGTCACGGCTGCGCTCGTCTCCTATGGCCTGATGAGCTTCGTGATGACGGCTGCGCCGCTGGCCATGGTCGGCTGCGGTCACAGCATCGGCGACGCCGCGCTCGGCATTCAGTGGCACGTGCTCGCGATGTTCGGGCCGAGTTTCTTCACCGGCCGGTTGATCGCCCGCTTCGGCAAGGAGAAGGTCACGGCGGCCGGCCTGTTGCTGCTGGCCTGCGCCGCCGTCGTCGGCTTGAACGGGCTCAGCGTCGCGCATTTCTGGATCGCGCTCGTCCTGCTCGGCATCGGCTGGAATTTCGGCTTCATCGGCGCGACCGCGCTGGTCACCGACTGCTATCGCCCGGAAGAGCGCGTCAAGGTCCAGGCCGCCAACGACTTCCTCGTCTTCGGCTCGGTCGCCATTGCCTCCTTCTCGGCTGGCGGGCTGCTGAACACCGGCGGCTGGGAGAGCGTCAACTGGCTGGTCTTCCCGCCGGTGGCGGTTGCGCTGGTGCTGGTCGCCTGGCAGGCCACGCAGAAGCGCGCCCAGCTGGCCTGA